From a single Pempheris klunzingeri isolate RE-2024b chromosome 2, fPemKlu1.hap1, whole genome shotgun sequence genomic region:
- the ddit3 gene encoding DNA damage-inducible transcript 3 protein: MTAEWLHLPPPYPPGVGPLCGAELEAWYEDLQDILGSDTGGAKLARAPTCTEKEPEFLDVLESCSLTWLTDGSQSWGEGVQRATEEIHNTQPLHHTSSSSSSSSSSCMSPAVAEERRAEAESGRSGDSSSGGGSDLLPPEFFELLSEGGVGMVDPSGAVISGGYYYHHHQHHQANNVHPASPSASEEELPCVPDSPSCSSSASQSPSQNCSSPSSPVSSPSAYPPSRLGKRRRTTSERANGALSSFASSTQRTSSSYSSAKKSRKEREQENERKVQELTDQNERLKAEIERLGEEVQRTRRALIERLVNTRK; this comes from the exons ATGACTGCCGAGTGGCTACACCTGCCCCCGCCGTACCCCCCTGGCGTGGGGCCGTTGTGTGGTGCAGAGTTGGAGGCGTGGTATGAGGACCTGCAGGATATTCTGGGCTCCGACACGGGAGGGGCAAAACTGGCACGTGCCCCCACATGCACCGAG AAGGAGCCGGAGTTCCTGGATGTTCTGGAGAGTTGTTCTCTGACGTGGCTGACGGACGGAAGCCAGTCATGGGGCGAGGGTGTTCAGAGGGCAACAGAGGAGATCCACAACACCCAGCCTCTGCATcacacctcctcttcatcctcctcttcctcttcctcctgcatgAGTCCAGCTGTTGCAGAAGAGCGGCGGGCGGAGGCTGAGAGTGGGAGAAGTGGTGATAGCTCGTCGGGAGGCGGCAGTGACCTGCTGCCTCCTGAGTTCTTCGAGTTGCTGAGTGAAGGAGGAGTGGGAATGGTGGATCCGAGCGGAGCAGTGATCAGCGGCGGTTATTATTACcaccaccatcaacaccatcaggCTAATAATGTCCATCCTGCGTCTCCCTCAGCCAGCGAGGAGGAACTGCCCTGTGTCCCCGATTCTCCGTCCTGCTCCTCCTCGGCCTCTCAGTCGCCGTCTCAAAATTGttcttctccttcctcaccTGTCTCGTCCCCCTCTGCCTACCCGCCCTCCCGCCTGGGAAAACGCCGGAGGACCACCAGCGAGAGGGCCAACGGTGCCTTGTCCTCTTTCGCCTCCTCCACGCAACGCACATCCTCATCCTATTCGTCTGCCAAAAAGAGTCgcaaagaaagagagcaggagaacGAGAGGAAGGTACAGGAGCTGACGGACCAGAACGAGCGTTTGAAAGCGGAGATTGAAAGGTTGGGAGAGGAGGTACAGAGGACACGGAGGGCCCTGATAGAGAGGCTAGTCAACACCAGGAaatga
- the dctn2 gene encoding dynactin subunit 2 encodes MADPKYANLPGIAFNEPDVYETGDLPEDDQAQFESEELCSDSVERIVVNPNAAYDKFKDKHVTTKGLDFSDRISKSRRVGYESGEFEILGEGCGVKETPQQKYQRLVNEIQELTQEVDAIQAATKESNAEERLTPVVLAQQAAQLKQQLVSAHLDSLLGPQAHINLADPDGALARRLLTQLEAAKGSRGSAAGDSKPTASAKGPDGVVLYELHSRPEQEKFNESAKMAELEKRLAELEIALGSGSDKQGPLSAGAQGASLMDTIELLQARVSALDSTTLDQVEARLQSVLGKMNEIAKHKAAIEDADTQNKVSQLYDVVQKWDAVSTSIPQVVQRLVAVKDLHEQAMQFGQLLTHLDTTQQMINNSLKDNNTLLTQVQQTMKENLVAVEENFAALDQRMKKLAK; translated from the exons ATGGCTGACCCTAAATACGCAAACTTGCCGGGAATT gCCTTTAATGAGCCGGACGTGTACGAGACCGGTGACCTGCCAGAAGATGACCAGGCTCAGTTTGAGTCG GAGGAGCTCTGCAGTGACAGCGTGGAGAGGATTGTGGTCAACCCCAACGCAGCCTATGACAAGTTCAAAGACAAGCACGTCACCACCAAGGGACTTG ATTTCTCAGACAGGATCAGTAAGAGCAGAAGAGTGGGCTATGAGTCGGGAGAATTTGAAATA CTCGGAGAGGGATGTGGGGTGAAGGAGACGCCCCAGCAGAAATATCAGCGCCTGGTGAACGAGATCCAGGAACTCACTCAGGAGGTGGATGCTATCCAG GCTGCCACAAAGGAAAGCAATGCAGAGGAGCGCCTGACCCCGGTGGTACTCGCCCAGCAGGCAGCCCAGCTCAAGCAGCAGCTGGTTTCTGCCCATCTTGACTCACTGCTGGGACCACAGGCGCACATCAACCTGGCTGACCCAGATGGAGCGCTGGCCAG ACGTCTGCTCACCCAGCTGGAAGCGGCCAAGGGCAGCCGTGGCAGCGCTGCAGGAGACAGCAAGCCCACGGCATCAGCTAAAGGCCCAGATGGAGTGGTACTCTACGAGCTGCACAGCAGACCAGAGCAGGAAAAATTCAATGAATCTGCCAAG ATGGCAGAATTGGAGAAGCGTCTAGCTGAGCTGGAGATCGCTCTTGGCTCAGGATCAGACAAACAG gGACCTCTGAGTGCTGGCGCACAAGGAGCCAGTTTGATG GACACCATAGAGCTCCTGCAGGCGAGGGTCAGCGCACTGGACTCTACTACTTTGGACCAAGTGGAGGCCAGACTGCAG AGTGTCCTCGGGAAGATGAATGAGATTGCTAAACACAAGGCAGCGATTGAGGACGCTGACACACAAAACAAG GTGTCGCAGCTTTATGATGTGGTGCAGAAGTGGGATGCCGTGTCCACTTCTATACCGCAGGTGGTGCAGAGGCTTGTCGCTGTCAAGGACCTGCATGAGCAAG CCATGCAGTTTGGCCAGCTGCTGACCCACCTGGACACCACTCAGCAGATGATCAACAACTCCCTGAAGGACAATAACACCCTGCTAACACAG GTCCAGCAGACAATGAAGGAAAACCTGGTGGCTGTAGAAGAGAACTTCGCTGCACTAGATCAGAGGATGAAGAAGCTCGCCAAATAA
- the mars1 gene encoding methionine--tRNA ligase, cytoplasmic, whose translation MKLFVSEGNPHCLKVLAALEVTGLQCEVQYVNHEERVVPFLSRPTLPALLLPNGLHLFSPNPICRYLFEVSGQESSELCNQWLEWEATDLQPALLQALHKAVLQGKGSEVSKVLQGPLGYLEQNLSKGNTPYLTGEAASVADVVLWAALYPVLSDSSLALGKHTSVKTWFDRGAVTHSFQSAAQKVLQGKGLQGMKSYMQRQPAPQSSQCRDTPSSNSNPAESEEGERMVSEEEMEAAALTWSKGLNPGPVATERQHPILPQEAKRNLLVTSALPYVNNVPHLGNIIGCVLSADVFSRYGRMRGWNMLFICGTDEYGTATENKAREEGLTPQQICDKYHAIHSNIYKWFQIDFDFFGRTTTEKQTEIAQNIFWQIHKNGFLVEDTVEQLRCENCQRFLADRFVEGVCPHCSYPEARGDQCDKCGRLINAVELREPQCKVCRQTPVIRSSKHLFLDLPKLEPQLEQWLEKTTNTGDWTANAKQITRSWLKDGLKPRCITRDLKWGTPVPHPDFKDKVFYVWFDAPIGYVSITANYTDQWEKWWKNPHQVELYNFMAKDNVPFHSVVFPCSLLGAQDNYTLVNHLVATEYLNYEDTKFSKSRGVGVFGDMAKDTGIPSDVWRFYLLYVRPEGQDSAFSWTDMATKNNSELLNNLGNFINRAGMFVTKFFDGCVPVMELQQEDKKLLAMVGWELQQYIQLMDKVKIRDALKHILNISRHGNQYIQVNEPWKKIKGGDTERQRAGTVTGVSVNIACLLSVMLLPYMPAVSQTIRDQFNAPQSCINTMLQGTGTFVCTLSAGHRVGTVSPLFQKLEADHIEALKKRFAGQQTTAQKAASAQPAAVPATAAAAEVATVNGVDPEKAKQLTQAVTEQGDKVRALKAQKAEKAVITAEVAKLLDLKKQLALAEGKSPEPAPQKGKKK comes from the exons ATACTTGTTTGAAGTAAGTGGACAAGAATCCAGTGAACTCTGCAATCAGTGGCTTGAATGGGAGGCCACAGACCTTCAG CCTGCACTGCTACAGGCCCTTCACAAGGCAGTGCTGCAGGGAAAAGGATCAGAGGTGTCCAAGGTCCTCCAGGGGCCCCTAGGCTACTTGGAGCAAAACTTGAGCAAGGGGAACACGCCATATTTAACCGGG GAAGCCGCTTCAGTCGCCGATGTTGTTTTGTGGGCTGCGCTGTACCCTGTTTTATCTGACTCTTCACTAGCATTGG GTAAGCACACGTCTGTGAAGACTTGGTTTGACCGTGGGGCTGTTACACACAGTTTCCAATCTGCTGCTCAGAAAGTGCTGCAGGGAAAAGGCCTGCAGGGCATGAAGAGCTACATGCAAAGGCAGCCTGCCCCTCAGAGCAGCCAGTGCAGAGACACACCATCATCCAACAGCAATCCTGCTGAG AGTGAGGAAGGTGAGCGCATGGTttcagaggaggagatggaggcagCTGCTCTCACCTGGAGTAAAGGTTTGAACCCCGGTCCAGTGGCTACAGAAAGACAACACCCCAT TTTGCCACAGGAGGCCAAGCGGAACCTCCTTGTTACCAGTGCCTTGCCTTATGTCAACAACGTCCCCCACCTGGGCAACATCATTGGCTGCGTCCTCAGCGCTGACGTCTTCAGCAG GTACGGCCGTATGAGAGGCTGGAACATGCTGTTTATATGTGGCACAGATGAGTATGGCACAGCTACAGAGAACAAGGCCAGAGAGGAGGGCCTGACGCCGCAGCAGATCTGTGACAAGTACCATGCCATTCATTCCAACATCTACAAGTGGTTCCAGATCGACTTTGACTTTTTTGGCAGAACCACCACTGAGAAGCAGACAGA GATAGCCCAGAATATTTTCTGGCAAATCCACAAAAATGGTTTCCTAGTGGAAGACACAGTGGAGCAACTGCGTTGCGAAAACTGCCAGCGATTCCTTGCTGACCGCTTCGTAGAAGGCGTCTGTCCCCACTGCAGCTACCCAGAAGCTCGTGGTGACCAGTGTGACAAATGTGGGCGGCTCATCAATGCTGTGGAGCTCAGG GAACCCCAGTGTAAAGTCTGCAGGCAGACTCCAGTCATCCgctcctccaaacatcttttccTGGACCTGCCAAAG CTTGAGCCTCAGTTGGAGCAGTGGCTGGAGAAGACGACGAACACAGGAGACTGGACggcaaatgcaaaacaaatcaCCCGCTCCTGGCTGAAAGATGGACTCAAGCCTCGCTGCATCACCAGGGATCTGAAGTGGGGAACACCAGTACCTCATCCTGACTTTAAAGACAAG GTGTTCTATGTGTGGTTTGACGCCCCCATTGGTTATGTGTCCATAACCGCCAACTACACGGACCAATGGGAAAAGTGGTGGAAGAATCCTCATCAG GTGGAGCTGTACAACTTCATGGCCAAAGACAATGTGCCATTCCACAGTGTGGTGTTTCCCTGCTCTCTACTGGGAGCTCAGGACAACTACACTCTGGTCAACCACCTTGTTGCCACCG AATATCTGAATTACGAGGACACTAAGTTCTCCAAGAGCCGCGGTGTGGGTGTGTTCGGAGACATGGCCAAGGACACAGGCATCCCGTCTGATGTTTGGCGCTTCTACCTCCTGTATGTGCGTCCAGAGGGACAGGATTCAGCCTTCTCCTGGACTGACATGGCTACAAAGAACAACTCTGAGCTGCTCAACAATTTGGGCAACTTCATCAACAG agcTGGCATGTTTGTCACCAAGTTCTTTGATGGCTGTGTGCCTGTGATGGAGCTTCAGCAGGAAGATAAGAAGCTCCTGGCTATGGTGGGCTGGGAGCTGCAACAGTACATCCAGCTCATGGACAAAGTCAA AATCCGTGATGCTCTGAAACACATCCTCAACATCTCTCGCCATGGCAACCAGTACATTCAGGTTAATGAACCCTGGAAGAAGATCAAGGGAGGAGACACAGAAAG GCAGCGTGCGGGCACAGTGACCGGCGTGTCTGTGAATATCGCCTGCTTGCTGTCAGTGATGCTGTTGCCATACATGCCAGCGGTCAGCCAGACCATCAGGGATCAATTCAACGCACCTCAGTCTTGCATCAATACCATGTTGCAAGGCACTGGCACTTTTGTATGTACACTGAGTGCCGGTCACCGCGTTGGCACT GTCAGTCCTCTGTTCCAGAAACTGGAGGCGGACCATATTGAGGCTTTGAAGAAGAGATTTGCTGGACAGCAG ACGACAGCTCAGAAAGCTGCCAGCGCTCAGCCTGCCGCTGTGCCAgcgactgctgctgctgctgaggtggcGACGGTAAACGGGGTGGACCCAGAAAAAGCCAAGCAGCTCACACAGGCTGTGACGGAGCAG GGGGACAAAGTGCGAGCGCTAAAAGCCCAGAAGGCAGAGAAGGCCGTGATCACAGCAGAGGTGGCCAAACTGCTGGACCTGAAGAAACAGTTGGCTCTGGCTGAGGGGAAGAGTCCTGAACCTGCACCTCAGAAGGGCAAGAagaagtga